One segment of Skermanella rosea DNA contains the following:
- the phnG gene encoding phosphonate C-P lyase system protein PhnG gives MGQSGISERTDGLGSEGPVPAETVGRQRAITAFASASGAWLDNALTKLGDAIPEALPVRGPEVGLIMLRGRIGGGGSPFNLGEATVTRASVRLSSGEVGHAIVLGRDTAKASLAAHLDALWQRDDWRGRIEANVVEPAIAAEAAADRVLAEETAATRVDFFTMARGED, from the coding sequence ATGGGTCAGAGCGGGATATCAGAACGAACCGATGGGCTTGGTTCCGAAGGGCCGGTTCCCGCGGAAACCGTCGGCCGGCAGCGTGCCATCACCGCGTTCGCGAGCGCTTCGGGAGCTTGGCTCGACAACGCTCTGACGAAGCTCGGCGACGCGATCCCGGAGGCCCTGCCCGTGCGTGGTCCGGAAGTCGGGCTGATCATGCTGCGCGGGCGCATCGGCGGCGGCGGATCTCCCTTCAACCTTGGCGAGGCCACGGTCACCAGGGCCAGCGTGCGGCTGTCCAGCGGCGAAGTCGGGCACGCCATCGTGCTGGGCCGGGACACGGCCAAGGCCAGCCTTGCGGCACACCTGGACGCCCTTTGGCAGCGGGATGACTGGCGCGGCCGGATCGAGGCAAACGTCGTGGAACCCGCCATCGCGGCGGAAGCCGCCGCCGACCGGGTGCTCGCGGAAGAGACTGCGGCTACCCGCGTGGACTTCTTCACCATGGCCCGGGGCGAGGACTGA
- the phnH gene encoding phosphonate C-P lyase system protein PhnH — protein sequence MAERFPDAPSSGAADTAVQGGFHDPVFGSQAVFAAVMNAFANPGTIAVLDSRMGAPAALAPAAAAVVAALADGDTPVYLDERLREAPGLAGWIAFHTGARLTRDAEACAFAILGGGPCPSVPDGFAIGTAEHPDRSATLLVTVSALDGGAPLPLSGPGIDGERRIAPRGLPDGFAAAWARNNALFPRGVDVLLVCGGAATALPRTTRIRSI from the coding sequence ATGGCGGAGCGATTTCCCGATGCCCCGTCATCCGGAGCGGCCGATACGGCTGTCCAGGGCGGGTTCCACGATCCGGTGTTCGGTTCCCAGGCGGTCTTCGCCGCCGTCATGAACGCTTTCGCCAATCCCGGCACGATCGCCGTCCTCGACTCCCGGATGGGTGCGCCGGCCGCGCTGGCACCGGCGGCAGCCGCCGTCGTCGCCGCGCTGGCCGATGGCGACACGCCGGTCTATCTGGACGAGCGCCTGCGCGAGGCGCCCGGTCTGGCCGGCTGGATCGCATTCCATACCGGCGCGCGTCTGACCCGCGACGCGGAGGCCTGCGCTTTCGCGATCCTCGGCGGCGGTCCCTGCCCGTCCGTGCCGGACGGTTTCGCCATCGGCACGGCGGAACATCCAGACCGGTCCGCGACCCTGCTCGTCACGGTTTCGGCATTGGACGGCGGGGCTCCCCTGCCTCTGTCCGGTCCCGGCATCGACGGTGAGCGGCGGATAGCGCCCCGGGGGCTGCCCGACGGTTTCGCCGCCGCCTGGGCGCGCAACAACGCGCTTTTCCCGCGCGGCGTCGATGTGCTGCTGGTCTGCGGCGGCGCCGCGACGGCACTGCCGCGCACCACCCGCATCCGGAGCATCTGA
- a CDS encoding carbon-phosphorus lyase complex subunit PhnI, translated as MYVAVKGGEAAIGKAHRLLADRRRGDRDVPALGLDQIKGQLSLAVDRVMAEGSLYDPDLAAMALRQARGDMIEAIFLLRAYRNTLPRFAASLPADTSAIRVERRVSAIYKDLPGGQLLGPTFDYTHRLIDPAMAGDEPVEPPERRTDRLSSEPCPRVSDILDGEGLVERDDSAPDGEAEPSDLTRDAVAFPLGRDLRLQALARGDEGFLLALAYSTQRGYGRTHPFVGEVRIGLVDIEVEVPELGFPVRIGRVRLTECQMINQFKGSRTEPPQFTRGYGLVLGQSERKAMAMALVDRSLRADEFGEERTAPAQDEEFVVAHCDNIQATGFVEHLKLPHYVDFQAELELVRRMRAEAEAGESGREAAE; from the coding sequence ATGTATGTGGCCGTCAAGGGCGGCGAGGCCGCCATCGGGAAGGCCCATCGGCTCCTGGCCGACCGCCGCCGGGGCGACAGGGATGTGCCGGCACTCGGTCTCGACCAGATCAAGGGCCAGCTGTCGCTGGCCGTGGACCGGGTGATGGCCGAAGGCTCGCTGTACGATCCCGATCTAGCCGCGATGGCCCTCAGGCAGGCGCGCGGCGACATGATCGAGGCGATCTTCCTGCTGCGCGCCTACCGCAACACCCTGCCCCGGTTCGCGGCGTCGCTGCCGGCCGATACCTCCGCGATCCGGGTCGAGCGGCGCGTCTCCGCGATATACAAGGACCTGCCAGGCGGCCAGCTTCTGGGACCGACCTTCGACTATACCCACCGGCTGATCGACCCGGCCATGGCCGGCGATGAACCGGTCGAGCCGCCGGAACGCCGCACCGATCGCCTATCGAGCGAGCCATGCCCGAGGGTGAGCGACATCCTCGACGGCGAGGGGCTGGTCGAGCGGGACGACAGCGCCCCCGACGGCGAAGCCGAACCTTCCGACCTGACCCGCGACGCCGTCGCCTTCCCGCTGGGCCGGGACCTGCGGCTCCAGGCCTTGGCGCGCGGCGACGAGGGGTTCCTGCTGGCTTTGGCCTATTCGACCCAGCGCGGCTACGGGCGCACCCATCCCTTCGTCGGCGAGGTCCGCATCGGGCTGGTGGACATCGAGGTCGAGGTACCGGAGCTTGGATTTCCCGTCCGGATCGGGCGGGTCCGCCTGACCGAATGCCAGATGATCAACCAGTTCAAGGGCTCCAGGACGGAACCGCCGCAGTTCACCCGTGGCTACGGCCTTGTCCTCGGCCAGTCGGAGCGCAAGGCCATGGCGATGGCGCTGGTCGACCGGTCGCTGCGCGCCGACGAGTTCGGCGAGGAACGCACGGCCCCGGCCCAGGACGAGGAATTCGTGGTCGCCCACTGCGACAATATCCAGGCGACCGGCTTCGTCGAGCACCTGAAGCTGCCCCACTACGTCGATTTCCAGGCGGAGCTGGAGCTGGTGCGCCGGATGCGCGCCGAAGCCGAAGCCGGAGAATCCGGGCGGGAGGCGGCGGAATGA
- a CDS encoding alpha-D-ribose 1-methylphosphonate 5-phosphate C-P-lyase PhnJ, with product MTGPVLPAYNFAYLDEQTKRMIRRAILKAIAIPGYQVPFASREMPMPYGWGTGGVQVTAAILGPDDVLKVIDQGADDTTNAVSIRAFFARTAGIRTTTRTAEATIIQTRHRVPETPLRTGQTIVFQVPIPEPLRFLEPRETETRVMHALEEYGLVHVKLYEDIATHGHISTAYAYPVKVEGRYVMDPSPIPKFDNPKLDRSPALQLFGAGREQRIYALPPHTSVVSLDFEDHPFRVESFDFPCALCGGSGVYLDEIVTDDRGGRMFVCSDTDHCEARRAGGHAGTGLPVTSAGETP from the coding sequence ATGACCGGGCCCGTGCTTCCCGCCTACAACTTCGCCTATCTGGACGAGCAGACCAAGCGAATGATCCGTCGCGCGATCCTGAAGGCCATCGCGATCCCCGGATACCAGGTCCCGTTCGCCTCTCGCGAGATGCCGATGCCCTATGGCTGGGGCACCGGCGGGGTCCAGGTCACGGCGGCGATCCTGGGACCGGACGACGTCCTGAAGGTGATCGACCAAGGGGCAGACGACACCACCAACGCCGTGTCGATCCGCGCGTTCTTCGCCCGCACCGCCGGCATCCGGACGACCACCCGCACGGCCGAGGCGACGATCATCCAGACCCGCCACCGGGTCCCGGAAACGCCGTTGCGGACGGGCCAGACCATCGTCTTCCAGGTTCCGATCCCGGAGCCGCTGCGCTTCCTGGAACCGCGCGAGACGGAGACGCGGGTGATGCACGCGCTTGAGGAATACGGACTGGTCCACGTCAAGCTGTACGAGGACATCGCGACCCACGGCCATATCTCGACCGCCTACGCCTATCCGGTCAAGGTCGAGGGTCGCTACGTGATGGACCCGTCGCCGATCCCCAAGTTCGACAATCCCAAGCTCGACCGGTCGCCGGCGCTCCAGCTCTTCGGGGCCGGGCGGGAACAGCGCATCTATGCCCTGCCGCCCCACACCAGCGTCGTCAGCCTGGATTTCGAGGATCACCCGTTCCGGGTCGAGAGCTTCGACTTCCCCTGTGCCCTGTGCGGCGGCTCCGGCGTCTACCTGGACGAGATCGTGACCGACGACCGGGGCGGACGGATGTTCGTCTGCTCCGACACCGACCACTGCGAAGCCCGCCGGGCCGGCGGACATGCCGGAACCGGACTGCCTGTGACTTCGGCCGGGGAGACGCCGTGA
- the phnK gene encoding phosphonate C-P lyase system protein PhnK has product MMEGPILEVRRLTKDHGGGRGCRDVSFDLWPGEVLAVVGESGSGKTTLLNCVSARIERSSGSVRYRLRDGALRDLAELTEAERRFLMRTDWGFVHQNPADGLRMRVSAGANVGERLMAVGQRHYGAIRDTAGDWLERVEIEAGRIDDRPTGFSGGMRQRLQIARNLVTHPRLMFMDEPTGGLDVSVQARVLDLLRRLVSDMGLAVVIVTHDLAVARLLSQRMIVMKDGRVIEHGLTDRVLDDPHHAYTQLLVASIPES; this is encoded by the coding sequence GTGATGGAAGGCCCTATCCTGGAGGTGCGGCGCCTGACCAAGGACCATGGCGGTGGCCGGGGCTGCCGGGACGTCTCGTTCGACCTCTGGCCCGGCGAGGTGCTGGCGGTCGTCGGCGAGTCCGGGTCAGGCAAGACGACGCTGCTGAACTGCGTTTCGGCCAGGATTGAGCGTTCTTCCGGGTCGGTCCGCTACCGGCTGCGCGACGGCGCGTTGCGGGACCTCGCCGAGTTGACCGAGGCGGAGCGCCGCTTCCTTATGCGGACCGACTGGGGCTTCGTCCACCAGAACCCGGCGGACGGCCTGCGCATGCGCGTGTCGGCCGGCGCGAACGTCGGCGAGCGGCTGATGGCGGTCGGCCAGCGGCATTACGGCGCCATCCGCGATACCGCCGGGGACTGGCTGGAGCGGGTGGAGATCGAGGCCGGGCGAATCGACGACCGTCCCACCGGCTTCTCCGGCGGCATGCGCCAGCGCCTCCAGATCGCCCGCAACCTGGTGACCCACCCGCGCCTGATGTTCATGGACGAGCCGACCGGCGGCCTCGACGTCTCGGTCCAGGCGCGGGTGCTCGACCTGCTGCGCCGGCTGGTGTCCGACATGGGCCTCGCCGTCGTGATCGTCACCCATGACCTGGCGGTCGCCCGGCTGCTGTCGCAGCGGATGATCGTGATGAAGGACGGACGGGTGATCGAGCACGGCCTGACCGACCGGGTGCTGGACGATCCGCACCACGCCTATACCCAGCTTCTCGTCGCCTCGATCCCGGAGTCATGA
- the phnL gene encoding phosphonate C-P lyase system protein PhnL — protein MPFESFGDSGRARPVVLRVTGVAKSFTMHLRGGLCLPVVRGVSFDLAAGECAVLGGPSGVGKSSILRMVYGNYAVDAGEILVRSSRSGGFVDLAAGDARTVLGLRLNEIGYVSQFLRAVPRVSALDVVAEPLTSRGVPPDEARLRAAELLGRLNLPPALCDLPPATFSGGEKQRVNIARGFITDHPILLLDEPTASLDDANRAVVTAMIREKQAAGTAILGIFHDEAVRAQVATRVIDVSRFSARRAA, from the coding sequence ATGCCGTTCGAATCCTTCGGCGACAGCGGCCGGGCGCGGCCGGTCGTCCTGCGGGTGACCGGTGTCGCCAAGTCGTTCACCATGCATCTGCGCGGCGGCCTCTGCCTTCCCGTGGTCCGGGGCGTCTCGTTCGACCTGGCCGCCGGCGAATGCGCCGTGCTGGGCGGGCCGTCGGGCGTCGGCAAGTCCTCGATCCTGCGCATGGTCTACGGCAACTACGCGGTGGATGCCGGCGAGATCCTGGTCCGGTCGAGCCGCAGCGGCGGCTTCGTCGATCTCGCGGCGGGCGATGCGCGCACGGTCCTGGGCCTGCGGCTTAACGAGATCGGCTATGTCAGCCAGTTCCTGCGGGCGGTGCCGCGCGTTTCAGCCCTCGACGTGGTGGCCGAGCCCCTGACGTCGCGCGGCGTGCCGCCGGACGAGGCCCGCCTGCGGGCGGCCGAGTTGCTGGGCCGGCTCAACCTGCCGCCGGCCCTGTGCGACCTGCCGCCGGCCACATTTTCCGGCGGCGAGAAGCAGCGGGTCAACATTGCCCGGGGCTTCATCACCGATCACCCGATCCTGCTGCTGGACGAGCCGACGGCGTCGCTGGACGACGCGAACCGCGCCGTCGTCACCGCCATGATCCGCGAGAAGCAGGCGGCGGGAACGGCGATCCTCGGCATCTTCCACGACGAGGCGGTCCGCGCCCAAGTCGCCACCCGCGTCATCGACGTATCCCGCTTTTCCGCCCGGAGGGCAGCATGA
- the phnC gene encoding phosphonate ABC transporter ATP-binding protein — protein MTTWTNSFDSAGDAAGSHGYQRSGHAARSQQPGEGVPAAVTVRGLSKSYGRTRALRDVAVTIRPGEMVALIGASGSGKSTLIRHIAGLEIADPGQGRIEVFGGLVQHDGRFGPQARAIRRDVAVIFQQFNLVGRLSVMTNVMIGHLGRVPGWRGTLGLFTRPERDAARGALARVGIPQVCHQRASTLSGGQQQRAAIARTLVQRSKILIADEPISALDPASARRVMNILAQINREDGISILVSLHQVEYARRYCPRTIAMRDGRIVYDGPSTALTNAFLSDLYGESSEELVLFDDPADAMPPGKTALA, from the coding sequence ATGACGACCTGGACGAACAGTTTCGACAGCGCCGGAGACGCGGCAGGCTCCCATGGATACCAGCGATCCGGGCATGCCGCCCGATCCCAACAGCCGGGCGAGGGCGTTCCGGCCGCCGTCACCGTGCGCGGCCTGTCGAAGAGCTACGGCAGGACCAGGGCTCTCCGCGACGTCGCCGTGACGATCCGGCCCGGCGAGATGGTGGCGCTGATCGGCGCGTCCGGTTCCGGCAAGAGCACGCTGATCCGGCACATCGCCGGGCTGGAGATCGCCGATCCCGGACAGGGCCGCATCGAGGTGTTCGGCGGCCTTGTCCAGCACGACGGCAGGTTCGGGCCGCAGGCCCGCGCGATCCGCCGCGACGTCGCCGTGATCTTCCAGCAATTCAACCTGGTCGGCCGGCTGTCGGTGATGACCAACGTGATGATCGGTCATCTCGGCCGCGTCCCCGGCTGGCGCGGCACCCTGGGCCTGTTCACCCGGCCCGAGCGCGACGCGGCGCGCGGGGCGCTTGCCCGCGTCGGCATCCCTCAGGTTTGCCATCAGCGCGCCTCGACCCTGTCGGGCGGTCAGCAGCAGCGCGCGGCGATCGCCCGCACGCTGGTCCAACGATCGAAGATCCTGATCGCGGACGAGCCGATATCGGCGCTCGATCCGGCGTCGGCCCGGCGCGTGATGAACATCCTGGCGCAGATCAACCGCGAGGACGGGATCAGCATCCTCGTGTCGCTCCACCAGGTCGAGTACGCGCGCCGCTACTGTCCCCGGACGATCGCCATGCGCGACGGCAGGATCGTCTATGACGGCCCGTCCACCGCACTGACCAACGCCTTCCTGTCCGACCTCTACGGGGAATCCTCGGAAGAGCTGGTCCTGTTCGACGACCCGGCGGACGCCATGCCGCCCGGCAAGACCGCCTTGGCCTGA
- the phnD gene encoding phosphonate ABC transporter substrate-binding protein — protein sequence MSINHRGIRALPLAAFLATTVAAAAVTTGAARAAEAINFGIISTESQSNLRKAWEPLLADMTKRTGLEVKPFFASDYAGVIEGMRFGKVQVAWYGNKSAMEAVDRADGEVFAQSVDVSGNPGYWSIVVTPKNSALDSLDDLLTCDKSLNFGIGDPNSTSGYLVPMTFIFAAKKIDPKQCFQRVVNANHETNLMAAANGQVDASVANTESLAAIEKNNPAAFQKIKVIWKSPLIPADPLVWRKDLSADAKEKIKTFFLTYGTDKSTGDVAAEKKVLQDLAWAPFRASTDDQLLPIRVMELTRRIAQVEADQGMAADARAAELSRLNAEKAGYESRMAAGQQG from the coding sequence ATGAGCATCAACCACCGCGGCATCAGGGCGCTCCCGCTCGCGGCCTTTCTCGCAACCACCGTAGCTGCCGCCGCCGTCACGACCGGTGCGGCACGGGCTGCGGAAGCAATCAACTTCGGCATCATCTCGACCGAATCCCAATCCAACCTGCGCAAGGCTTGGGAACCGCTGCTGGCCGACATGACCAAGCGGACGGGACTGGAGGTCAAGCCGTTCTTCGCGTCCGACTATGCGGGCGTGATCGAAGGCATGCGCTTCGGCAAGGTCCAGGTGGCGTGGTACGGCAACAAGTCGGCGATGGAGGCGGTCGACCGGGCCGACGGCGAGGTCTTCGCGCAGTCGGTCGACGTCTCCGGCAATCCCGGCTACTGGTCGATTGTCGTGACGCCGAAGAACTCCGCGCTCGACAGCCTCGACGATCTGCTCACATGCGACAAGTCGCTCAATTTCGGGATCGGCGATCCCAACTCGACTTCGGGCTATCTGGTGCCGATGACCTTCATCTTCGCCGCGAAGAAGATCGATCCCAAGCAGTGCTTCCAGCGCGTCGTCAACGCCAACCACGAAACGAACCTGATGGCCGCGGCCAACGGACAGGTCGATGCCTCCGTGGCCAATACCGAGTCCCTGGCCGCGATCGAGAAGAACAATCCGGCCGCCTTCCAGAAGATCAAGGTGATCTGGAAGTCGCCGCTGATTCCCGCCGACCCGCTGGTCTGGCGCAAGGACCTGAGCGCCGACGCCAAGGAGAAGATCAAGACGTTCTTCCTGACCTATGGAACCGACAAATCGACGGGCGATGTCGCGGCCGAGAAGAAGGTGCTTCAGGACCTGGCCTGGGCGCCGTTCCGCGCCTCGACCGACGATCAGCTCCTGCCGATCCGCGTCATGGAGCTGACCCGCCGGATCGCCCAGGTCGAGGCCGACCAGGGTATGGCGGCCGACGCCAGGGCGGCGGAGCTGTCCAGGCTGAACGCGGAGAAGGCCGGTTACGAGAGCCGGATGGCCGCAGGGCAGCAGGGCTGA